A portion of the Tiliqua scincoides isolate rTilSci1 chromosome 3, rTilSci1.hap2, whole genome shotgun sequence genome contains these proteins:
- the CALHM1 gene encoding calcium homeostasis modulator protein 1 — MDKFRMIFQFLQSNQESFMNGICGIMALASAQIYVAFDFKCPCLPSYNLAYGMGILFVPPLVLFLLGFVMNNNVSMLAEEWKRPIGKRQKDPAVLRYMFCSMVQRAMIAPAVWISVTLLDGDCFICAFSTSVPVKKLGNDSYTGLTEKALMRILAQIPCEDIYNGHELVSRQVAARYLRCISQAMGWSFVLLMTLSAFLVRSLRPCFTQAAFLKSKYWSHYIDIERKLFDETCTEHAKSFAKVCIQQFFEGMNTDLSMGHSHLSEKAPSEAGEEKEKLLGILDQGTMNKLLKNWHKCKPPLCLNQEVLQNGSCWAGEIMHTPHPPKKEYVAYYSKV; from the exons ATGGATAAATTCCGAATGATTTTCCAGTTTCTCCAGTCCAACCAGGAGTCATTCATGAATGGCATCTGTGGCATCATGGCTCTTGCCAGTGCACAGATATATGTGGCTTTTGACTTCAAGTGCCCCTGTCTACCAAGTTACAATCTGGCCTATGGGATGGGTATCCTGTTTGTGCCACCCTTGGTCTTGTTCTTGCTGGGCTTTGTGATGAATAACAATGTCTCCATGTTGGCTGAAGAATGGAAAAGACCTATTGGGAAGAGGCAGAAAGACCCAGCTGTCTTGCGTTACATGTTCTGCTCAATGGTTCAGCGAGCTATGATCGCCCCTGCTGTATGGATTTCCGTCACGCTGCTGGATGGGGACTGCTTCATATGTGCCTTCAGCACCTCTGTGCCTGTTAAAAAACTGGGGAATGACAGCTATACTGGTCTAACTGAGAAGGCCTTGATGAGGATTCTGGCCCAGATTCCCTGTGAAGACATTTACAATGGACATGAACTTGTTTCCAGACAAGTGGCAGCCAGGTACCTGCGCTGTATCTCACAG GCAATGGGCTGGTCTTTTGTATTGCTGATGACCTTGTCAGCCTTCCTGGTGCGATCCTTACGTCCTTGCTTCACTCAAGCTGCCTTCTTGAAGAGCAAATACTGGTCCCACTATATTGACATTGAGCGCAAGCTCTTTGATGAGACCTGCACCGAGCACGCAAAAAGCTTTGCCAAGGTTTGCATCCAGCAGTTCTTTGAGGGCATGAACACGGACTTGAGCATGGGCCATTCACACTTGTCGGAGAAGGCACCTTCAGAAgctggggaagagaaggaaaagctCTTGGGCATCCTGGATCAAGGGACCATGAACAAACTTCTGAAGAACTGGCACAAATGCAAGCCCCCTCTGTGCCTTAACCAAGAGGTGCTCCAGAATGGGAGTTGCTGGGCAGGAGAAATCATGCATACTCCTCACCCACCAAAGAAAGAATATGTTGCCTATTACAGCAAAGTTTGA